One window of Bacteroidota bacterium genomic DNA carries:
- a CDS encoding AAA family ATPase, whose product MKVLNLTYKDKALKWSLKNADFDNLTLLVGASGVGKTQILNSIMRLKSIANGKSISGIVWNIIFETLDDLKFEWSGEFENKGDIDFTDDDDDDIKRNKPSIIKEKLLLNGKTIVERTKDSILFNNAKTVKLPNQQSVIHLLKEEEDLKPAFEGFGKIIYSDQTDSTREAFRIRFSDTQKLLKSHKTLKSIQESTEDIRVKLFLSYKNSPKTFNTIKERYIDIFPQVEDVKVEPLDYENEDEIPFFFKEYPFIQIKEIGVDKWIKQENISSGMFRSLIHISEIYLCNEGSVFLIDEFENSLGINCINELTNDILSSKRQIQFILTSHHPYIINNIGYSNWKLVTRSKGVVNTHNPDEYNIGKSKHDAFMQLIQLDQYQTGLEI is encoded by the coding sequence ATGAAAGTATTAAACCTTACATACAAAGATAAAGCTCTTAAATGGAGTTTAAAGAATGCTGACTTCGATAATTTAACATTACTGGTAGGTGCTTCTGGAGTTGGAAAAACTCAAATTTTAAATTCAATAATGCGTTTAAAATCAATAGCAAATGGAAAATCAATAAGTGGAATAGTTTGGAATATCATTTTTGAGACACTTGATGATTTAAAATTTGAATGGAGTGGAGAATTTGAAAATAAAGGAGATATTGATTTTACTGATGATGACGATGATGATATAAAAAGAAATAAACCTTCTATTATTAAAGAAAAACTTTTGCTTAATGGCAAAACAATTGTTGAGAGAACTAAAGATTCTATACTTTTCAATAATGCTAAAACCGTAAAACTTCCTAATCAACAAAGTGTAATTCATTTATTAAAAGAAGAAGAGGATCTTAAGCCTGCATTTGAAGGTTTTGGTAAAATTATTTATAGTGACCAAACGGATTCTACAAGAGAAGCTTTTAGAATAAGGTTTTCAGATACACAAAAGTTATTAAAGTCTCATAAAACTTTAAAATCAATTCAAGAAAGCACAGAAGATATTAGGGTGAAACTATTTTTATCGTATAAAAACTCACCGAAAACGTTCAATACCATCAAAGAAAGATATATTGATATTTTTCCTCAAGTTGAAGATGTTAAAGTTGAGCCCTTAGATTACGAAAATGAAGATGAAATTCCTTTTTTCTTTAAAGAATACCCTTTTATACAAATTAAAGAAATTGGAGTAGATAAGTGGATTAAGCAAGAAAATATTTCATCTGGTATGTTTCGAAGCTTAATTCATATTAGTGAAATTTATCTATGTAATGAAGGTAGTGTATTTTTAATTGATGAATTTGAAAATAGTTTAGGTATTAATTGTATTAACGAACTGACTAATGATATACTTTCATCAAAGAGACAAATCCAATTTATACTAACAAGTCATCATCCTTATATCATTAATAATATAGGCTATTCAAATTGGAAACTGGTAACTCGTTCAAAGGGAGTTGTCAATACTCACAATCCTGATGAATATAATATAGGAAAATCTAAGCACGATGCTTTTATGCAACTAATCCAATTAGACCAATATCAAACAGGGTTAGAAATATGA
- a CDS encoding YCF48-related protein yields MKKIFLIITALFLMQIVQAQNWKWLNPTPQGNTLYGISVIDKNIAYACGNSGTILKTNDGGTTWVRQQTATNYSIEDIFFIDKDNGHAVGINGNILRTTDGGNTWISQQFSGASYLRSVFFTDVNNGIIVGNDGYILKTTNAGKNWSKKTSGTTNTLLSVNFANKNVGYACGFQGTILKTTNGGSNWSTLSHSFSSNSFYSVSFADANNGYVVGFSGVLLKTTNGGSNFTNIDPGYGNYISACFISKDTGYVAELYPKIMKTTDGGNTWTNYMPSNDRIQAIDFSSYENGFTVGNYGAMNKTTNAGTDWTVINKTLLSHQFDLNSTFFVTENTGYIVGEYGTILKTSDGGDSWIAQDAGSKNYLNSVHFTDSSRGFIAANNGIVLKTTNGGSNWTEMYSNNIENFLSVYFIDSNNGYAVGSDKAKFSVILKTTDGGNTWTYKRDYIFCYLNDVYFINAKNGFAVGYDTYSSSGIILTTNDSGSTWTKYKTNDNKELYSIKFTNSKQGYIVGGKSISNTIYKTTDGGVNWIAQNPESSNSLHAVCFTDSINGYAVGLNGTLLVTTNGGSSWTKEAQFDENTFFSIHFPSAGVGYIVGENSTILKTKDFQSITSFQPIDTAKVGDKGIVLIATASSGLEVLFSSADNSKAVIIDNKLNALKSGTVQIFANQPGDLNYASATQLSRSLVILKGNQSITFGTLDSATVGDPDITLTAVASSGLSVSYSSSNSSIASIVSANKIHILKKGTVEITASQAGNNDFSAADDVKQTLIILAGPDAIRELEMNFRIYPSPVSDKLTIENPFPSGETIIKIYSIHGKLLIEKKQCNEKTEIAIDNFENGIYLLTISNNNKTYKTKFFKR; encoded by the coding sequence ATGAAAAAAATATTTTTGATTATTACTGCATTATTTTTAATGCAAATTGTTCAAGCTCAAAATTGGAAATGGCTGAATCCTACACCACAGGGAAATACACTTTACGGTATTTCTGTAATTGATAAGAATATTGCCTATGCTTGCGGTAATAGTGGCACTATACTTAAAACTAATGATGGAGGAACTACTTGGGTTCGTCAACAAACAGCAACTAATTATTCTATTGAGGATATTTTTTTTATTGATAAAGATAATGGACATGCTGTTGGTATAAACGGAAATATTCTAAGAACAACAGATGGTGGAAATACTTGGATTAGTCAACAATTTTCAGGTGCGTCTTATTTGCGTTCTGTATTTTTTACTGATGTAAATAATGGAATTATTGTAGGTAATGATGGCTACATACTTAAAACCACAAATGCAGGTAAAAACTGGTCTAAGAAAACATCAGGAACAACTAATACTTTATTGTCGGTAAATTTTGCTAATAAAAATGTTGGTTATGCTTGTGGTTTCCAAGGCACTATTCTTAAGACAACAAACGGAGGTAGTAACTGGTCAACTTTATCGCATTCATTTAGTTCAAATAGTTTCTATTCAGTAAGCTTTGCAGATGCAAATAATGGCTATGTGGTTGGATTTAGCGGTGTTCTTCTTAAAACAACAAATGGAGGCAGTAATTTTACAAATATAGATCCCGGTTATGGGAATTATATTTCTGCTTGCTTTATCAGCAAAGACACAGGATATGTAGCTGAATTATATCCTAAAATAATGAAAACAACTGATGGAGGAAATACATGGACTAATTATATGCCTTCTAATGATAGAATTCAGGCAATAGATTTCTCAAGCTATGAAAATGGATTTACTGTTGGTAATTACGGAGCTATGAACAAAACCACTAATGCAGGAACTGATTGGACTGTAATTAATAAAACATTGCTCTCACATCAATTTGATTTAAATTCAACTTTTTTTGTAACTGAAAATACAGGATATATTGTAGGTGAATACGGAACCATTCTCAAAACTTCAGATGGAGGAGATAGCTGGATAGCACAAGATGCAGGTTCTAAAAATTATTTAAATTCAGTTCATTTTACAGATTCCAGTAGAGGCTTCATTGCAGCTAACAATGGGATAGTTTTAAAAACTACCAATGGCGGTTCCAACTGGACTGAAATGTATTCCAATAATATAGAAAATTTTTTATCTGTTTATTTTATAGATTCTAATAACGGTTATGCGGTAGGTTCTGATAAAGCAAAATTCTCTGTAATATTAAAAACAACAGATGGTGGGAATACATGGACATATAAAAGGGATTATATATTTTGCTACTTAAATGATGTATATTTTATAAATGCAAAGAATGGCTTTGCCGTAGGCTATGACACCTATAGTTCCAGTGGCATTATCCTTACTACCAACGATAGTGGTTCAACTTGGACAAAATACAAAACAAATGATAACAAAGAATTGTATTCCATCAAATTTACAAATTCAAAACAAGGCTATATTGTAGGTGGGAAATCCATATCTAATACCATTTACAAAACAACTGATGGTGGTGTAAACTGGATTGCTCAAAATCCTGAATCGTCAAATTCTTTACATGCTGTTTGCTTTACTGATTCAATCAATGGTTATGCTGTAGGATTAAATGGAACTTTATTAGTAACAACAAATGGAGGAAGTTCATGGACAAAAGAAGCACAATTTGATGAGAATACATTTTTCTCTATTCATTTTCCAAGTGCAGGTGTAGGATATATTGTTGGAGAGAATTCTACAATTTTAAAAACTAAAGATTTTCAGAGCATAACTTCTTTTCAACCTATAGATACTGCAAAAGTTGGTGATAAAGGAATTGTTTTAATTGCAACCGCAAGTTCGGGTTTAGAAGTACTTTTTAGTTCTGCGGATAATTCAAAAGCCGTTATTATAGACAATAAACTGAATGCTCTAAAATCAGGAACAGTACAAATTTTTGCCAATCAACCCGGAGATTTAAATTATGCAAGTGCTACACAACTAAGCCGTTCACTTGTAATTCTTAAAGGAAATCAATCCATTACATTCGGAACTCTTGACAGTGCCACTGTTGGCGACCCTGATATTACATTAACTGCGGTAGCAAGTTCCGGTCTATCTGTATCATATTCATCTTCCAATAGTAGTATTGCGAGCATAGTGAGTGCTAATAAAATACATATATTAAAAAAAGGAACAGTGGAAATAACAGCCAGTCAAGCAGGAAATAACGATTTTTCAGCTGCTGATGATGTAAAGCAAACTCTTATAATATTAGCCGGACCAGATGCGATTCGTGAGCTTGAAATGAATTTCCGAATATATCCTAGTCCTGTATCTGATAAACTAACCATAGAAAATCCTTTTCCATCAGGAGAAACAATAATTAAAATTTATTCTATTCATGGCAAATTATTAATAGAAAAGAAACAGTGTAATGAGAAAACCGAAATTGCAATCGACAACTTTGAAAATGGAATTTATTTGTTAACTATTTCAAATAATAATAAAACATATAAAACAAAATTTTTTAAGAGATAA